Proteins co-encoded in one Brassica rapa cultivar Chiifu-401-42 chromosome A02, CAAS_Brap_v3.01, whole genome shotgun sequence genomic window:
- the LOC103851065 gene encoding uncharacterized protein LOC103851065 — protein MNPVAVNRVSFDCVSRFSLIRRESGGGGFSGARIVKSRGRNRRLHAVTASLITSADSFEVGRLIGSYGFMNVTSYSGLRSGDEFESSSDDIGRLKSQDIGEGAVKIRLYEGRISQGPFRGTPITFKVYPGQRAGGIEADMMAANELNAHSFLQSNKNLPANLLILVGGFETQFGEQWLAFRDGGKDSAADYARIASEKTSRARSQGAWNPYEKEVTMKRRRNFVVTILQGAMKGLAFMHANDRLHQSLGPSSIVLNTPAEREAMYLIPRLRDLAFSVDIRPSCLEEGATSGALSEQLWRRATASGAFTVFEKRAFGIADDIYEAGLLFAYLAFVPFCEAGVMDSLSLQRLLENTFRLDIEAVREYCLADERLEEAVKFLDFGDRAGWELLQAMLNADHRKRPMAEAVLSHRFLNGIVK, from the exons ATGAATCCGGTCGCTGTTAATCGCGTTTCCTTCGACTGCGTTTCGCGTTTCTCTTTGATCCGTCGAGAATCAGGCGGCGGCGGATTCTCCGGTGCTCGGATTGTGAAATCGCGTGGAAGGAATCGGCGGCTGCATGCGGTTACGGCGAGTTTGATCACCAGCGCTGACTCGTTCGAGGTGGGGAGGCTTATCGGAAGCTACGGATTCATGAATGTAACTAG TTATTCAGGGTTGCGGTCAGGAGATGAATTTGAATCTTCATCTGATGATATTGGGAGATTAAAATCTCAGGACATTGGAGAAGGCGCCGTTAAGATCAG ACTATACGAAGGAAGAATATCACAAGGTCCATTTCGAGGAACACCTATCACCTTTAAG GTCTATCCCGGACAGCGTGCTGGTGGAATTGAGGCTGACATGATGGCCGCTAACGAGTTGAATGCACATTCTTTTCTCCAG AGCAATAAAAACCTACCTGCTAACCTGCTTATACTTGTTGGTGGCTTTGAGACACAGTTTGGGGAACAG TGGCTGGCTTTTCGTGACGGTGGTAAAGATAGTGCAGCTGATTACGCGCGAATTGCGAGTGAAAAAACATCAAGAGCTCGCTCACAAGGAGCATGGAATCCTTACGAAAAGGAAGTGACGATGAAACGAAGGAGAAATTTTGTTGTTACGATCCTACAAGGTGCAATGAAAGGTCTAGCCTTTATGCATGCCAATGATAGGTTACACCAAAGCCTCGGGCCCTCCTCGATTGTTCTCAA TACACCAGCGGAGAGAGAAGCCATGTATTTAATCCCGAGGCTGCGAGATCTAGCCTTTTCTGTTGACATAAG GCCATCATGCTTGGAAGAAGGAGCGACCTCTGGTGCACTATCAGAGCAACTTTGGCGAAGGGCAACTGCTTCGGGCGCCTTCACAGTTTTTGAGAAGAGAGCTTTTGGGATTGCAGATGACAT ATATGAAGCCGGTCTTCTCTTTGCATACTTGGCCTTTGTTCCGTTCTGTGAAGCAGGCGTAATGGATTCTCTTTCTCTTCAG AGACTACTGGAAAACACATTCCGGCTGGATATTGAGGCAGTAAGAGA GTACTGTTTAGCTGATGAACGCCTTGAAGAAGCTGTTAAGTTTCTGGATTTTGGTGATAGAGCTGGTTGGGAATTGCTCCAG GCAATGTTGAACGCTGACCACAGGAAACGGCCAATGGCGGAAGCTGTTCTTAGTCACCGATTCTTGAACGGCATTGTTAAATGA
- the LOC103851069 gene encoding heat stress transcription factor A-1b produces MESVQSAPSANSNSPSIPPPVSSVPPFLSKTYDMVDDPSTNEIVSWSSGNNSFVVWNVPEFSKVLLPKHFKHNNFSSFVRQLNTYGFRKVDPDQWEFANEGFLRGQKQLLKGIVRRKPQNQQQTQVQNSSVSACVEVGKFGIEEEVERLKRDKNVLMQELVRLRQQQQATEHQLQNVGQKVQVMEQRQQQTMSFLAKAVQSPGFLNQLVQQNSDGNKHIQGSNKKRRLPGDEEESCGELNRQIVRYQPSINEAAQTMLRQVLNRSSSPVSNNPESFLLSDAPSSNSPNSAHSAMNQVHEAGLVDHPQAVPSPSQGGVAAASFWSPESELVGLETGDGVCFDPIMAALGGSLEIESDEVSPLGEGEMTELQNEVPKLPGVQDSFWEQFFADETAVIGEGDVIISEAVENCEMVMEQEPKEWKQQEMNHLTEQMELLSSEAQRK; encoded by the exons ATGGAATCGGTTCAATCCGCACCGTCAGCGAACTCAAACTCGCCGTCTATCCCTCCGCCGGTGAGCTCAGTGCCACCTTTTCTGAGCAAAACCTACGACATGGTTGATGACCCTTCGACCAATGAGATAGTGTCTTGGAGCAGCGGGAACAACAGCTTCGTCGTCTGGAACGTCCCTGAGTTCTCCAAAGTGCTCTTGCCTAAGCATTTCAAGCACAATAATTTCTCCAGCTTCGTTAGGCAGTTAAATACATAC GGATTCAGAAAAGTTGATCCAGATCAATGGGAATTTGCAAATGAAGGATTTTTAAGAGGACAAAAGCAACTATTAAAGGGCATTGTAAGGAGAAAGCCTCAGAATCAGCAACAAACTCAAGTTCAGAACTCATCTGTTAGCGCTTGTGTGGAGGTGGGGAAGTTTGGAATAGAAGAAGAGGTGGAAAGACTCAAGCGTGACAAGAACGTGCTTATGCAAGAGCTTGTGAGGCTGAGGCAGCAGCAACAAGCTACCGAACACCAGCTGCAGAACGTGGGACAGAAAGTTCAGGTGATGGAGCAGAGGCAACAACAAACGATGTCGTTTCTGGCAAAAGCGGTTCAGAGTCCCGGTTTCTTGAACCAGTTGGTGCAGCAGAATAGTGATGGCAATAAGCATATTCAGGGAagcaacaagaagaggagaCTTCCTGGAGATGAAGAGGAGAGTTGTGGAGAGCTTAACCGTCAGATTGTTAGGTACCAGCCGTCTATAAACGAAGCAGCACAAACTATGCTTAGACAGGTCTTGAATAGAAGTAGCTCACCGGTTTCAAACAATCCTGAGAGTTTCCTCTTGAGTGATGCTCCGAGTTCTAACTCTCCCAACTCAGCTCACTCAGCAATGAATCAAGTACACGAGGCAGGTTTGGTGGATCATCCTCAAGCTGTTCCAAGTCCAAGCCAAGGAGGAGTAGCAGCTGCATCGTTTTGGAGCCCTGAATCTGAATTAGTTGGGCTCGAGACAGGTGATGGAGTGTGTTTCGATCCAATAATGGCTGCTTTAGGTGGCTCGCTAGAAATAGAAAGCGATGAAGTTTCTCCTTTAGGTGAGGGAGAGATGACTGAGTTACAGAACGAGGTCCCTAAGCTGCCAGGAGTCCAAGATTCATTCTGGGAACAGTTCTTTGCTGATGAAACCGCGGTGATTGGTGAAGGAGACGTCATTATTTCAGAAGCAGTGGAGAACTGTGAGATGGTAATGGAGCAAGAACCGAAGGAGTGGAAGCAACAAGAAATGAACCATCTTACTGAACAAATGGAACTTCTTTCTTCAGAAGCACAGAGGAAATGA